The following DNA comes from Erigeron canadensis isolate Cc75 chromosome 3, C_canadensis_v1, whole genome shotgun sequence.
GGTGTTCTATTTGATATCGCTACCATTAACAATGGGTATGGTGATCTTCACTTTAAAATACTTTGCAGGACCAGATGTCCCACGTTACATCTTGTTCACCGTAGGTTACACATGGTTTTGTTCTCTTTCTTTTATCATCCTCGTACCTGCCGACATTTGGACTGTAAGTGTAACCCcttttcatatatctatatatgtttgtatctGTTATCTTTTATTAGGGTTTGGATCAAAATGTTAGAATTTGATTTGTAattgatttttaagaaaaaatgtttGGATCAAAGGATTGGAATGAGTTTTGTTGACTTCGATAATTTGTAGCTGAAGTTAtgtaatgatgatgatttgtttttgtaatttaaagaatgttagtttattataatttgatttaaCAAGGTAGGATTGTGCTTATTGTAAATGCAAGTTATTGGAGTTGCTTTTTAGAGTTATGAGAGAAAgggcgttgcggcggtgatggaaatgatggcggggtggtgatgtaatggcggtggcAGTGATGGGCTGATCTacttgacgggctccgccctcggatttaaaaattcgccgAAAGTagcctctctaatgaaagagcatgaaatttcaagaacacccatataattttataatttatcgatgcatggtttttgagataaagattttgaatgaattagaggaataaaatgatttatagggagagaaaagaaaatgagtggttcaaatttgaggagagagaaagggcactatagttattttaggtaaatattgaatagataggagagacattttggggaaataaatgttgaaacttaaaatttagacatggctatttgctttataatatagtatagatatagataaatgtaATTTGAAATTTGCATAAGGGTGGACGGAGGGCCTTaccacccctcccctccccgattttGCTTCTCCTCCCCGCTCGCTGCCTAATGCTAGGAATGCCTCACCACCCCTTCcttcccctccccaccctttctatttattttaataaataaataaggaagaaaagacaaagaagaaaaaggaagaaaaagacaaCAAGATAGGCATGGAAACCGGCACCACCCTCCCCAAATCCCTCCCCACCCTATAGGTATCGGGGGGTCGGTGCGGTGTGCCAACCGGTACCTATCCGGTACCTATTCCCTCCCCAGGGCGCTCCGCCCACCCTAAGACTATAAGCTGTTTAAACAACTACGCGTAATACTTAGCAACCTACTTATCGTATCTGTCGATTAGGTATAACCTTCGTTATTTATATCTTATTTAACTGTCAAACTTTTGAAAGTTGTTCCCTTTTAATCGTCTTGTAACCCGATATCCAAAAATGCAGATGAAATTGAAATCTTGTTCAGTTCTATATAACTTGGTATATTTCAGCTTGTAAACTGTGATATTGATGTGAAGTTCTCTAAAACCTCGGTTGCATAatgtttgaacaatccaagcATATAATCCTCCCACGTTTAATAATGTGTCGTTCTATCTAGGTCAACCAGATTTATCCTCCTTTTCTGGATTTTAGGGAACAAATTTTTAATGTTCGATGTTCAAAGGAGGCATAAGGGACAAAGTGAAATATAGGTTGTTAGTTTAGATTAGAAGAACCCTTTTATTTTCGGACAAAAAATAATACTTTCTCATACTTTTAATGTCTATGAATCTTCCTACTCGTATGGCATAATGAAATTCTGAGTTGAGGTGAGAGAATGGCTATGGACACATTTTATCATCTCTGTGTTAAGGGGATGAATTAGTTATAGAACGTGGCGGATTTATAACATTGCTTTTTATGAGGTGTTAAATTGGGAGGGCCTACATGATAAATCCTTTATATAAGTAGTACATATAGAGATTTTGTTGATTCTTATATATTGTGTTGCAGGCTATGATAAATCATGATAATGGAGGGATATCTTTCTTTTGGAGCTGGTCGTATTGGAGTACTTTTTTACTTACTTGGTATGCTACTGATGTTCAGATGTATTAATTGATCTGTATATAACTTAAGAACAATGCTAGCAGTGTTTacattagttttttcttttggtgATCATATGCTTCTACCACTTCAAAGCTTCATgacattttgttcttttttatttatgttgcaCAATTTGTCTAAGCAGGGCCGTGGTGCCTATCCTTCAGGGTTATGAAGATGCTGGGGATTTCACTGTCAAAGAAAGATTAAAGACTAGTGTACATGTGAATTTAGTGTTTTACTTGATTGTCGGTGCTGTAGCGCTTTTTGGACTTATACTGCTTATTCTTATGCATAGAAACTGGTTCGTTTTTGATAccttgtttgtttatttttttcgcAACCTATCCTAAATATACTGTATCTATTTTCTTTCTAATATGAGGTAgaatttgcatatatatatatattctatgaGTTCTTtaagttattttcaataaatatgTTCTTCTTTTTATACTTCCCAAATGATTGGCAGGGGTGGAagtttgattggttttgctatGGCATGTTCAAATACATATGGACTTCTCACTGGTGTATTTCTTCTTGGATTTGGCTTAAGTGAAATTCCAAAAGGTATATGGGTAAATGCTGATTATACCACTCGCCAAAAGGTTCTTTCTCATAAAGTTGCTAGGATGGCTGTAAAACTTGACGATGCTCATCAAGATCTTTCAAATGCTATTGTTGTAagtttacttttctttttattacaaTTAGTTCTTTCTATAAGTTTAATGTTATTCTAAGACATTGATTATTAAATTAGGTTGCTCAAGCAACATCGAAGCAGATGTCAAAGCGTGATCCCTTAAGACCTTACATGAATATTATTGATAAAATGCTGACACAAATGGTAATTATGCTTTTTAGTCTTTTCGAGTCATTTCTGCTCTCAACTCAAATTTTACATATGTTGCATATTCCGATGTTggttgatttatatatttccAGCTTACTGAAGATCCTTCTTTTAAACCGCAAGGCGGAAGGTTAGGGGAGAATGACATGGATTATGACACGGATGAAAAATCTATGGCAACACTAAGACGCCAGCTTAGAATAGCACGGGGCGAGTATTATCGTTATAAAAGGTGAGATAATGGAGAAATTTGTTTAAGTGACTAGTCATGGTATAGGTTATATATACAATTCTATATTGTTTTGCCGGATTACTAATTCATGGCTTTTTTCTTGATCAGTGAATATATGAATTTTGTGACGGAAGCTCTTGAGTTGGAAGACACTATAAAGAATTATGAGCTCCGTTCTTCTACCGGATGGTATGTTCACTACTCTTTGATGCTACAACCTAAGTTGGTTATTAACTGGTCATATTCTTAAGTAAAATGTTCTATTGTTAGCAAATCATAAGACAAATTTTAGGAAAATATGTTTATGCTATTCATTATGAGATTAATATCCATGTACAGAGAGTAAGAGGTGATTAAATAACCAAGGATGCTAGATTAGCTAGGAAAGTAAATAAACTTGAATTTATTTCTATCCTGTTCTACATGAATAATCCTCAAAAGTACTTTGATTGATTTCATAGTTCAGACAATTCAGTTAAGTTCAATGTAGTTGCTATGCTCATATCATGGATCAAGTTCATAGAAGATTCCATATTCCAGTAGATCTTCATACTTACAATATTTTTCTGGGGTTTGTTTGATTTGCAGGAAATATGTTTCAAGCTTTAGGCCGGAGCGACCTGGGAAGTTAGGGTCTTGTCTCGATACTATTGGTAATCTTTTAACTTTACAGAACACCTACTTTTAGAACCATTATTTCTTCTCTTTAAAATGCAGTTTTGAAGAATACTGTTACTAAACTTTATACACAACTCCCCATTTGACATCTGTTGAATATGAAATCCAACAAAATGAATCACTATCATGGATACATATTGTATGATCAAGTGATTACAAAAAGTTCAAGGATATCAAAAATTATGAATTTAtactataaaaaaattgtagcAAAAACAGAGAGTTCATACTTGAAAAAAGCAATTGAAGAGGCTTATTGTTAGCTTATATTTGCTCTTCGAATGTCTGGTGGATCCCCAACAACGGTATAGGTTTCAACAAAAGGTGTTACTCTTGCCGTTCTCCATCGACGTATGTAACGGTATCTGTAATCACAGTCTCGTGGTTGTAAGACCAGTCTTTTACCGTCTTCTACCATTAGGTTATTACCCATGTGATTTTACCTTATACTAATTCGTGATGACTTTCttagataaatataaacaaaccttttcttaaagttttaatCTAAATCACTTGGCAATGAACAAGTCAAAGTAACTTCCAGATTGATTAAACTATGAGTTTTCAATCACACTGCATGTGATATTGAAGAAAATCTTCAACTGGAGGTCTTGTCAAATGTAGTCTTGTTGACATGCTGCTGTAGAATGTCAACCCGAACTCCCTTGATATATCAGGATAGGGATGAGCAAAGACCCGTAAACCCGAACCCGCCCCTAACGAGCCGCGTCATGGGTCAAGTTTTTGTTGCATTCCTGGGTCACGGGTTGGTCGGGCCGGGTCGGGTGATGCCAAAACCGAGAAATTGTTTAGGAAACCTGTGACCCGTTCGAACCTGAACCGAACCTTTACGGGGCGGGTCACGGTTCCATTTTTCATGCTCTTGCGGTCACGGGTCAACCCGGTTCGGGCCGGGTTTTGACTTGTGCACATCCCTATATTAGGAGCTCCCTTTTTTTCAGTCGTTTATGTGAAACTCACGATCAAACAAATAGCAAGATCTTTGTAAACGAGGTGATGTATGTTGAATCGATGTGACACTAAGCTAAAATTAATTCTAAAAACTTAGTATTATTTTTGTGTAAACTATTAAAATCTCATGTGAATTCTATTAACTTTATTAAATGGGAAATTTTTCAGAGTTGGTATGGCGGTGTATATTGAGCAAGCAACTCAAAAAGTTTTCAGCTATCATGTTGGGTTGTTTGACGGCTGCAATTCTTCTAGCAGAAGCCACTATACTGCCTAATGGAGTTGATTTTTCTCTTTTCTCCATTCTAATCAATGCTATTGCGACAAATGAAGTGCTTGTGCAGGTAACTAATCACtttcttttggttttctttcctttttcttaaaaaagatAACTTATGCTTATGTATCTTCTTTCAGGTTGTCGGTTTTATTCCTCTGATCTATATGTGTGTATGCACATACTATTCTTTGTTTAAAATTGGAATGTTAACTTTCTACTCATTTACTCCAAGTCAAACGAATTCAGTCAGCCTGCTGATGATATGCTCGTAAGTTTTATATACCTATGTTTGTTACTGAGATGTGCACAATGTAGTTCTGACTTGAAATATATTTTAGACAGGTGGCACGGTATGCACCTCCAATCTCATACAATTTTCTAAATCTAATtcatcttccacaaaatgcgaCGACTATCTTTGAACGGGTTTGCCTTCAATCttcttatcttttatattatattatttttttatttaagatgCTGATATTAATCACATACACAGAGAATGGGGAAAATCGATGATGCCGTCCCTTTCTTTGGGGATGGTTTCAATAAGATCTATCCACTTATTATGGTTGTATATACCATATTGATAGCAAGTAATTTTTTTGACCGAGTAATGAGTTATTTTGGGAACTGGAATATATTCCGGTTGAGAAATAATGAAGCTGATGACCTTGATGGATTTGATCCTTCAGGATTAATGATCCTTCAGAAAGGTAAAAATCTACCATCCAAAACTGCCATCTTGTTAGTTTTCTACTTTGTATTTATATGTCTGTCTTTTTTCCCCTTTGCCATAGAACGCTCTTCACTTGAGAAAGGACATAAGGTTGGGGAACTTGTTATTCCCCTTGCTCGATATTTCAATGGTGCAAGTGTTGATATCGAATCTGGAAATGATAGCGTGGTAAGTTACATCTGATCGTTTTGTCAGTCAATGTTAGAGGTGGACATTTCAACCCGTTTACTTGTGAATGGGCGGATTTGCGTTATGTTTTTAGGCTAATGGGTCAAGGTATAGTTAAAGAAATACGAGCAGCTAACAAGGAAACTGGCCAAATGTCAAATGTGTAGAAAATCATTTTGACTGTATTTTCAATACATAAAACTTGcttaatcatattatatatatatatgggaaaagtgagtatggggttgttccccatctaagcttagatggggaacccctcacatacaaatattttaatatttgtttgaattttaaataaatacatggcccctcatgatttatatatatatatatatatacatatatatataatatattgaaatatcATAATTTGACTTAGATGatactaattattaaaaaatttggatCAGGGTTCTAGGTCAACTCGACTTGTACattaattacatgttttgagttttgacccaTTGCCCGACCCGATATACTTTTCAACGTCAAATCATTTCCATGCCTTTCTTTGTtcttaataaaacttttttccTGCTGTTTAACGTATGTGACATGGTTGTTTTTATATAGGTTGTCAATTCAAGGCCGACAACTTTAGTTGACAATGGTAATAGGTATTCAGAAATACCTAGAACAGAGGTTCGTGATAGCAGCAACAAAGAAACCATAGCCAGAAAATACGAAGCGTTAAGGTCAAAGCAGTCCACAAAAACCGACACCAAGTCAAATATGGGCACCTCCACTTCCTCTTCACTCGATATAGACAATAATCAGAATATGGGAAGTGGACAATCATCCAAGATAGCCTCAACTTGGACATCTATGAAgtcaaactttcaaaacttcaaatctAACATGGAGGCTAGGCGATTCATACCGTTAAAACAGTTTCAAGATACTCAAGTATCTCAAAGCACTTCTTCTGAATCACTCGATGACATTTTTGAGAGGTTAAAACGCCCCTCACAAGACCACGATACcttataaattttgtttgttaGCACCTTCAACAGAAACATTCTTTCAGCAGTGGTTTGTGATGTTAATATGACCCTGCAGCAACATATATGATCAGAGTAGCCTAGAGGGAGAAAATGCGAATGGTTTCAATCTCCCATGttgtattatacatatatcAAAAAGATGGAAGTTATCACCATAACTGGAGATTACATGATGTTAGTAAAAAAACAGTGAATGCACATTTATAGAGCTATATAATATGACAGCAGTTTACGGTTTATTTGAGACTGTAAGTACAtcttgccttttttttttgtaggatACGTATATCAAAAAGATGGAAGTTATCTCCATCCATTTACTTACAAACAGGTCGATTTGGGCCGTGTTTAATCTTCAATGGATCACAGAGGTTGTATCCCTTTAGTTGAAAAAGAAATGGGTCAACTtggtaaataaaaaaagttttgaaaggTAAATATCCTAACAGTTAACCACACGAACCTGACAAACACCCACTTGAAGCTCCCCTAAAAGTTTCTTTTTACTTGGGTTTTTTTTACCCTAGACTTCTAGAAATTATTTTTAACTGTCTAAAATTGTGATACAGAATTTGTAGAACTAATATGTTAATCAAGAAGAATATGAATTAACTGAAGCATAAAAACAGTATGTCAAACTGTGCTGATTATTCATAAGTCATAACTCATAACAGTAAATTATATCTGTATGTCAACACTCTTTCAAAAACCACAGAAGCCAAGCTAAATTCCATCCCACTTTCCTGCATCCTAGATTCCTAGAAGCCTTTTCACACTTCTTTATCAGCACCTTTCAGATCCTTGGTGAGACTTGAGAGCCACAGACATACTCTTGTGCACTTTTTCCCTCATCGGTTAACCCCTTCAACTTATCCAACTTCCATAGTCCCACTAAAAATTCCAAAACGTCAGCATAATCATTCGTAGTGTAGACCCCAAGATTTTGAGCTAGTGTCGAGTCATGACAGAATAAAGCACGCCATGTCCCTTTTTCACGAGATAAGCTGGAATTcgatcctttttattttttttgcaacATGCTTGCAATTGCAAGCATGCTGGTAGTGGGATCAACTTCAACTAGCTTCTTGGATATTTTGATGTATGCGTTCTCATGAAGCCATCAGTTGAAATGATGCCACATACGAGCAAGTGTATGAACACCGTTTTCTTTTGCTAGCCATGCTGTGTTACTATGTGATACACATGTGGCTTGCTCCTGGAACGATGTGTATACAAAGCCCATGTCAGGGTTATTTCTCCGCTCCTATATCCTGATGTATCATTAGTTAATAGTTCAAATTTGTAGACAAACTTATACCTAGGCACCTAGCaacaattaataaaattgaatcCCATTTTTGTTGGCTTCCAAAGGTGTGGCCCTCTTCCCTTATTTATACTTTGTCTATCAATACATAGCAACTAAAGATTGATTCATTCTTCAGTAGGTGTTTGAATTACCACCCACATCTACCAAAACATTGGATGAAAGTTTAACTGCTGACATGTTAGTAAAAAGTATTCATGCATTGCAGGGGAACACTGATTAATATTTAACGTGTAATCCCCCCACCATCTCCCTCAGATCCCCGCCATATGTTGGTTGTGGGTTCAAGTCCCAAATGAACACTAATTGTGATATTATCAGTTTAGTTGTAGTTAGACCGTTTCAGAAAAAAGGAGAGAAATTTAACAAGTAGCCATTTGTTGATTTGAATTGCATAAGTTAACATATGACTGAGAAAAATCGATGATGAAATGCATTGTCAAATGGATGAGAATGAACAAATGTCTGTTAACTAATACACGTGGTAGTAATATGTATTTACGGATGTATACACTTACCAATGAGGAGAAGCTCAAGCTCCTTTACTTTTGATCTTTCTTAAGCAGCATCATCTTCTTACCATTCTTTTTGGCATAAATAACTTCTTCCCCCTTTTTCTGATCTGTGTCAGGCTTTAATTTTccaacactttttgtttcaGGGTATCTAAAACACAAATTTTATCTTCCAATTTTCTCGTTGGCTTAAACACCTTGGTAATCAAAGGGTTCAACACATCACTAGAACACTCGAGGGTGAGACCCATGGCTATTGCCTCATCATAAATCTCTCTGCCCTTCTCAAACTCACTGTTCCTGCAGAGCTTTGGTATCAGCAGGTCATAAACTGTTCCATACCCACCTAACGAGCTCTTCTTCATTAGATCAAATAAATCAAGAGCATAAGTAACCCTCTCGACTCCACAAAGAATACCAATTAAGTCATAGTCGAACTTGCGCTCAGGGACTAAACCGTCTTCAATCATCTGATCAACCATTTGCTTACCTTTACCAAATCTTCCAATTAGATACAAAACTCGTGCGACAAGATAATAACTCACCCAATCAGGAGAACACCCTGCTTTTCTCATTGTGTCGAGAATCTGAAGAGACTCTTTATAACTTATTGTAGTCGGTGCAATTTCATATGTTCGTATCTAAATCATAACATTCAATGCTTTGGGAACAAGCCCAGAAGGATTAGACttcaagtttttcttgaaaagaCATTTGAAAAACGTGTTGTAGCAGAACAGGTTTGGATTGATTCCTGCACCTTTTCATGTCCTTTAAGATTCGTCTTGACTCTTTGACATTCTCTTGCACGGACCACCCATGAAGTAAATTTCTGTAAATGATATGTTTCAGTTCCGAACTAGAAATCTTATCTTTATGGTGATAAATGACCAACTCTACTCTTTTGACATGCCCTTTTGAGCATAAAGCAGAAACTATGGCAGTAAAGGTTGTACTATCTTGAGGGCACCTTAATTTATCCAAGTTCTTGAATACACCCAAGGCTTCATCTACTCTTCCTAGTTTTACCAATGCTCTGCCACACTACTAAATGTCGAGCTCTCCATCACCCTATTTTCTTTACCAAGATTCGTGATCAGCATATCTAATGCTAAAAAAACCTTCTTCTCGGCATACACTCTAATAGCATGATTATAGTCTTCATCTTCCATCCTAATATCAACATGTTTTTCTGACCATAAAAAAATCTGAGCAGCCGTCTCACCGGCACATCTCTCTTACTAAAATCAAGAACTTGGGTGACAACCGACGAGCAGCAAGAAATCTTGAGCTTGTCAAGACTTGATTCTAAATTATCTAAACTACCAACCCCACGAAAAACAACATTACATAGCTTTTCAACATCACTTGACACCGAGTTTTGACATAACAAAAAACGCCTCGAGCTCAACATGCATATATTTCCCCACTTGGGTTGCGACAAAGCCTTCATATCCTTGAATAACAATCACCCAAACGGAAATAAACAATCCAACATTATTCGTGACATTTCACCGAACACCGCACGTTAAAAAACATCCAAAAAGATATGTACAATCATCAAATTATCATCAATCCTTGATAATATATCATTGATCTCTATAAAATCTCCAAAACCTGCAAACTCAATCCAATTTTATCTTATCTgttccttaaaaaaaaagaccaaAAATTTGAATGTATATAGTTTACTTATTATATATTGCACACGTATAGGGGTAAATTTGGAAGATTGAAGATATCAGAGGCAACAGTGTATATTAATTTGGAAGATTAATATACAATCCAATTTTATCTTATCTgttcctaaaaaaaaaagaccaaaaATTCTAATGTATATAGTTTACTTATTTACTTATTATATATTGCACACGTATAGGGGTAAATTTGGAAGATTGAAGATATCAGAGGCAACAGTGTATATTAATTCTCTAAAACTTGGAATATACTTGCATTATattcaaaaagatatataaatatataaagggaaaagtgagtatgaggctgttatgcactcaacttgggtgaaaaacccctcacatactaatattttaatattttaaataaatacatgacccccatgatttttaccttttaaaaaaaggtatgtgaggggtttttcacccaacttgggtgcctaacagcctcatattcccttcccccatatataaaTACTTTCAAATTAACATTCATTTGGCGCTTTCAGGAATATCAAGCAGATCATGGTGGTACTTTTTCCGGCGAACAAAATCACTTTCTGGTAATCAATTATTTCTAAATAATTTAGTTCCGTTTATGTTAATTACCTGTTTATGCTAActaatcatcatcataatataATTAGCAAGTTTTGTTAAGATAAAATGTTTGAGAAACAATCCACTCAGGATGATACTGAAAGCTCCATGCTGAACACAGGTCGAATCCATACTTTATTGGTTTAGAAAGCTAATACCTCAACCCTGAACTACcaatataaagaaaagaaagagtaatGTTATAGTGGCATTGTCTTCCTTCTCAGTCATCACTAACAGGTCGGGCAAGAGGCTTCCATAGATTTAGCATATTTACCATTTGTTTAATCTTCTTTCTACTTAAACTTTTTTCTCTTCATTCTACTGATAACTACTAACATCACTAACCTTTCTATGAAGAAAAGTATCGTTACTTATCAAAAGCGCACGGACAAAGCCATGAACTGACTACGGTTTTCAGCTTATAGTGATATACATCATTCGTCACTTCATCATTCAGTTCTATCACGCAAATGCTTACATACACTATATGTTCACTCTTTCTACGTACATGTGATAATAAACAAACAGATAAGATGATATCACAAGGTGGCACCTTTGatctttatttaaaaatagCTTGATTCAAGTTTAGTACTTTAGTTTTATCTCTAACATGTCTAACAGCCagataaaataacaaatttagCCTGCAAGGAACTAATATATCAGGTTGATAAAATAAggtaactctttcaatcataaTTCAGAAGTGACAAAGTACATATTTACAATAAGTGTTTCTAACCCTACAAAATTGATTCATAAGATTTCAGGTCAACCAGGCCCAGCTGTTTTGACCTACCGATACAAAAATGACCCTTTATTACCTGAACCTATCCTGACCGATTACCCAACCCAATTACCTTGAGTTTTGAAAATGTAGCAGAAGTGCATAACTAGCTTGCTTGAACAGGCACACTGCACATGCCTCTAACTGGCAATATCTTCATTTCTTGAATGAGAGGCTTTCGAGTTGACTCTGCAACAGCTCTCTGTAGAGAGTCTCACCAGTGAACAATAGTCCAAGACGATCCAGCAGCATACAAAGAGAAGTGCCATCCACCCGCATTTAACAACCAATCACCTTATAAAAATGAGAAGTTAGTTCCATTTTCCCAGCATTCTTATGCTACTCAGCCACACTCTACACATAAGAAGGTTTAAGTAGGATCTTGTTCTGAGCCATCAACATAGCAAGCTTGGAAGCTTCCAATGAATGCTTCTTAGTCCAAAGTCCTTTCATCATAATAGAACAAATTTCCGAATCAATAGAAGTTACAAATCCTAATTTCTCAATTTCAGTAAGCAACGTGAAAGCATCTAGTACCCGTTGTTCTTTTAAACACAACCTCTTTAACAACTCGCTACAAGACGCTCCATCCGGCTTCAAACCACTCACCAACATTCTTCTGAATACTTTCTCAGCCTCTCCAAACTTTCCAACCCTCATTAATGTCACCACAAGAGAGCTATAACACTCACTTTTAGAAACACTCTCTTTAGCAAAAAATCTATCAACCAACTTATACGCTTCCTCAACTTGCTCCTCCTTACAAAGACCATCAATCAAGGTACTAATCGTAACCCTATTTGGTGCACAGCCACACAGCTCCATACGATCCAAAATAGTCAATGCCTCATTCGTTCTACCCTTTTCACAAAAACCATGAATCATAGTAGTATATGTAACAACAGTCGGTGCACATGCCCCACCTTTGTTTTCCATTTCTTTCAATAAGTCCAAACCTTTTTCCAAATTCCCAACCCGACAATACCCATCAAGCAAAGCCGAATACGCAACAACATTCGCTAAACACCCTTGTCCATCCATAACCTCAAACAACCTATAAGCATCTTCTACCTTACCCAAATCACAAAACCCTTTAACCAACGTAACAAACGTCACCATATCCGGATAACAACCAACCACCTTCATCTCCTCCATCAACTTCAACCCTTCATCAACCCGACCCGTCTCACATAACAGCCTAATCACCACATTATACGCCGTAGTATCCGGCCTACAACCAAAATCACTCATTTTTCTAAACACCCACAACCCCTCATCCCCAATCTTAGCCTCCTTACATAAACTCAAAACAATCTTGAAACTTTTCACACTCACAACACACTTATCGACACGATACGCCTCGACTACTTCCTTAATCAAGTTAGGATTTTTATGAATCTTGAAATGTTTACAAgcaatattatacatatatgaacTATGTTTatacccaccaccaccaccttgaATTCCAGCCCACACAAAAAACCTAAGCCCAGATACATAATATTTACTTCCAAGACTGCATCTTTTTATTAACTCCTTAACACATGATGCATTTAAATTAGACCCCACAATTCTTGTTAAAGTTTTTTCAATATTTGGATCATTTTTCTGTAAATGTGTCCAACAATTTT
Coding sequences within:
- the LOC122593868 gene encoding pentatricopeptide repeat-containing protein At5g47360-like, with product MSIPLISRLISFSIRPKTPAFSFTSFAPTSPLENCWTHLQKNDPNIEKTLTRIVGSNLNASCVKELIKRCSLGSKYYVSGLRFFVWAGIQGGGGGYKHSSYMYNIACKHFKIHKNPNLIKEVVEAYRVDKCVVSVKSFKIVLSLCKEAKIGDEGLWVFRKMSDFGCRPDTTAYNVVIRLLCETGRVDEGLKLMEEMKVVGCYPDMVTFVTLVKGFCDLGKVEDAYRLFEVMDGQGCLANVVAYSALLDGYCRVGNLEKGLDLLKEMENKGGACAPTVVTYTTMIHGFCEKGRTNEALTILDRMELCGCAPNRVTISTLIDGLCKEEQVEEAYKLVDRFFAKESVSKSECYSSLVVTLMRVGKFGEAEKVFRRMLVSGLKPDGASCSELLKRLCLKEQRVLDAFTLLTEIEKLGFVTSIDSEICSIMMKGLWTKKHSLEASKLAMLMAQNKILLKPSYV
- the LOC122591338 gene encoding LMBR1 domain-containing protein 2 homolog A-like isoform X2 codes for the protein MHRNWGGSLIGFAMACSNTYGLLTGVFLLGFGLSEIPKGIWVNADYTTRQKVLSHKVARMAVKLDDAHQDLSNAIVVAQATSKQMSKRDPLRPYMNIIDKMLTQMLTEDPSFKPQGGRLGENDMDYDTDEKSMATLRRQLRIARGEYYRYKSEYMNFVTEALELEDTIKNYELRSSTGWKYVSSFRPERPGKLGSCLDTIELVWRCILSKQLKKFSAIMLGCLTAAILLAEATILPNGVDFSLFSILINAIATNEVLVQVVGFIPLIYMCVCTYYSLFKIGMLTFYSFTPSQTNSVSLLMICSQVARYAPPISYNFLNLIHLPQNATTIFERRMGKIDDAVPFFGDGFNKIYPLIMVVYTILIASNFFDRVMSYFGNWNIFRLRNNEADDLDGFDPSGLMILQKERSSLEKGHKVGELVIPLARYFNGASVDIESGNDSVVVNSRPTTLVDNGNRYSEIPRTEVRDSSNKETIARKYEALRSKQSTKTDTKSNMGTSTSSSLDIDNNQNMGSGQSSKIASTWTSMKSNFQNFKSNMEARRFIPLKQFQDTQVSQSTSSESLDDIFERLKRPSQDHDTL
- the LOC122591338 gene encoding LMBR1 domain-containing protein 2 homolog A-like isoform X1, with the translated sequence MWVFYLISLPLTMGMVIFTLKYFAGPDVPRYILFTVGYTWFCSLSFIILVPADIWTAMINHDNGGISFFWSWSYWSTFLLTWAVVPILQGYEDAGDFTVKERLKTSVHVNLVFYLIVGAVALFGLILLILMHRNWGGSLIGFAMACSNTYGLLTGVFLLGFGLSEIPKGIWVNADYTTRQKVLSHKVARMAVKLDDAHQDLSNAIVVAQATSKQMSKRDPLRPYMNIIDKMLTQMLTEDPSFKPQGGRLGENDMDYDTDEKSMATLRRQLRIARGEYYRYKSEYMNFVTEALELEDTIKNYELRSSTGWKYVSSFRPERPGKLGSCLDTIELVWRCILSKQLKKFSAIMLGCLTAAILLAEATILPNGVDFSLFSILINAIATNEVLVQVVGFIPLIYMCVCTYYSLFKIGMLTFYSFTPSQTNSVSLLMICSQVARYAPPISYNFLNLIHLPQNATTIFERRMGKIDDAVPFFGDGFNKIYPLIMVVYTILIASNFFDRVMSYFGNWNIFRLRNNEADDLDGFDPSGLMILQKERSSLEKGHKVGELVIPLARYFNGASVDIESGNDSVVVNSRPTTLVDNGNRYSEIPRTEVRDSSNKETIARKYEALRSKQSTKTDTKSNMGTSTSSSLDIDNNQNMGSGQSSKIASTWTSMKSNFQNFKSNMEARRFIPLKQFQDTQVSQSTSSESLDDIFERLKRPSQDHDTL